The Bradyrhizobium sp. CCGB01 genome segment TGCTTCAAGGGTCTGGCGCGGGCGCTGCGCACCGCCGTCGCGATCGACCCGAAGGCGGCGGGCGAAATCCCGTCCACCAAGGGCTCGCTCGGCGGCTGACGTCTCGACCCGGCGGCACGCGCCGCTTGCGGTATCACTGAATTTAGAGAACGGGGCATCACCATGCCTGTCTACACAGTTCATGCTCCCTCCCCTGCCGGAGCCGATCTGCGCGCGACCGACAAGTTCGTGTTCGTGCGCGACGGCTTCCATTTCTGGGCGATGATCTTCGGCCCGTTCTGGCTACTCTGGAACAGGCTCTGGCTTGCGCTGATCGGCTGGCTGATTTTCCTCGCTGCGTTCGATGCGGGGCTGCATAGCCTCGGCGTTGGCCGTAGTGCGATCTTCTTTGCCAACATGATCGTCGCGCTCTTGATGGGCTTTGAGGCCTCGAGCCTCCGCCGTTGGACGCTGTCGCGCGGAAAATGGCGGCAGCTCGATGTTGTCGTCGCGGACGACGAGGATACCGCCGAGCGCCGCTTCTTCGAGCGCTGGAGCCAGAAGCAGCAAGGCATCGTCAACGATCAATGGGCCGTCGATCGCGGTGGTCCGCCGCCGACCCGCAGCGTGCCGGGTCAGCAATTCTCGAACCCGCCGCCACTGCCGGCCGGCGGCATCATTGGATTGTTTCCGGAACCGGGAGGGTCAAGGTGAGCGTCGCCATCATCGATTACGGTTCCGGTAACCTGCATTCCGCCGCCAAGGCGTTCGAGCGCGCCGCGCGCAGCCTGGAGACTCCGCAGAAGGTCTTCGTCACCAGCGATCCGGATCAGGCGTACAGCGCCGACCGTCTGGTGCTGCCGGGCGTCGGCGCCTTTGCCGATTGCCGGCGCGGTCTCGACGCCGTGAACGGCATGGTCGAGGCGATCACCGAAGCGGTGCGCGTCAAGGCGCGGCCCTTCTTCGGTATCTGCGTCGGCATGCAGCTGATGGCGAGCCGCGGCAAGGAGCATGTCACGACGGACGGCCTGAACTGGATCGGCGGCGACGTCGAGAAGATCACGCCGCGCGACGAGAGCCTGAAGATCCCGCACATGG includes the following:
- the hisH gene encoding imidazole glycerol phosphate synthase subunit HisH translates to MSVAIIDYGSGNLHSAAKAFERAARSLETPQKVFVTSDPDQAYSADRLVLPGVGAFADCRRGLDAVNGMVEAITEAVRVKARPFFGICVGMQLMASRGKEHVTTDGLNWIGGDVEKITPRDESLKIPHMGWNTLDMLREHPVLNKLPLGPKGQHAYFVHSYHLNAANEADVLARADYGGPVTAIVAKDTAIGTQFHPEKSQRFGLALISNFLRWKP
- a CDS encoding DUF2628 domain-containing protein; the protein is MPVYTVHAPSPAGADLRATDKFVFVRDGFHFWAMIFGPFWLLWNRLWLALIGWLIFLAAFDAGLHSLGVGRSAIFFANMIVALLMGFEASSLRRWTLSRGKWRQLDVVVADDEDTAERRFFERWSQKQQGIVNDQWAVDRGGPPPTRSVPGQQFSNPPPLPAGGIIGLFPEPGGSR